Genomic DNA from Peribacillus simplex NBRC 15720 = DSM 1321:
TTAATACCACTGGCATTACCTGCCGTTACGGTCCCATCCTTTTTAAAGGCGGGTTTCAGTTTCGCTAATCCTTCAATTGAAGCATTATGGCGAATATGTTCATCTTCTAAAATGGTTATTTCCTTTCCTTTTTTGGTGAATATCGTGACAGGGGAAATCTCTTGTTGAAATCGTCCCGTCAGTTGGGCCATTGCTGATTTTTGGTGTGATTGGACAGCCAAACTATCTTGATCGTCTCGGGTTAGTTCATATTTTTCAGCAAGAGTTTCCGCTGTAACTCCCATCCCACACCCTATATATTCATCGCTTAAAGTCGCCCAAAGCATGTCGTCCAATTGTGGAGACTGTAAACCCGTACCAAAGCGGACATCTCGTAATACGTGAGGAGATTGGCTCATATTTTCGGTTCCCAAGGCTAGGGCGACTTCAGCATCCTTTAAAATAATCGATTGAGCTGCCGATACCACCGCTTGCAATCCAGAACCGCATAAACGATTGAGAGTTAAAGCGGGGCTCTCGATTGGAATCCCAGCTTTCAAAGCAATATGCCTGGAAAGGTAGGAGGCATTTTTCGAAGTATGTATCACATTCCCTGCAAAAATATGCTCAACCTCTTCAACTGAAATATTACTTTTTTCAATGGCTCCTTTACTTGCGATGACTCCAAGATCAATGGCAGACACATCCTTTAATACCCCTCCAAAACTCCCGAATGGTGTCCTAGCTCCACCTAAAATATAAACATGACTCATAATTCATTCTCCTTTATTGAAGGTTGTTTGATTCGATTTGATGGACGGAAAACATCTTTTCCATTTCTTTATTTTACCTTCTGATTTTATACCGTTATTAGGGACATGATTAATTAACGGTATATTGTTAATGTATATTTTAAAGGTTCCGTTAATTAACCTTTGTAAATAAACGTCAAAATAAATGAGGCAGGAGTACAATTGATTGCGTACCCATTCCTTCTTTTCCCTATCCATTTTCATCATAAATGTTGAATAATTGTTGGACTGCGAGTGTGGGAGAAGTATGGCCGTTAAGAAGTAATCCTTCCATTTTCGTAATGTTTTTTTTCATCGATGGTTACCATAAAATCTCGCCTTTAATTGGTCCTCTATCATAGAGTGAACCCAGTCAATCATTTGTTCTTTTTCTCCTTTTTCCAAAGAATCCATTCCTACTGGTAACTTGTTTATATTTCTGAATGACCTTCCAAATGTGAGATACGCCTTCACCGGTTAAGGCAGACACAGTAAATGCTTTTGTTTCCCAACCCTCGGTGATTGGGTTATCATCCCCTATTGCAATCGCCAATTCTTTTATTTTCTCTTTTTCCACTGCCATGCTGTAAGGCTCTAACTCGTGCCCAAGTAAATCTTTCACGTTTGACAAGCCCATTCGCCTCTTTTTAATTGATTACCATTCCTGTTTTCGTTAATTTTGAGTTTTTTCTATGCTTTAAGCAGATTTCCGGCAATAACAAGACGCTGAATCTCTTGCGTCCCTTCATAGATTTGGGTGATTTTAGCATCTCTCATATATCGTTCTACCGGGTATTCCCTTGTGTATCCATATCCGCCGAATACTTGAACAGCCTCCACCGCTACTTCCATGGCGGTGTCTCCAGCAAAAAGTTTGGACATTGCAGATTGAAGTCCGTAAGGAATTCCTTGATCCTCACGCCATGCTGCCTGATACGTCAATAAACGGGCAGCTTCGATTTTTGTGGCCATATCGGCTAATTTGAATTGAATAGCTTGAAGTGAGCTAATCGGTTTTCCAAATTGGACGCGATCCTTTGCAAATGCGACAGCATTATCAAATGCTCCTTGAGCGATTCCAACAGCTTGGGAAGCGATTCCGTTCCGACCGCCGTCGAGAGTCATCATGGCAATCTGGAACCCTTCACCCACTTGGCCCAAAAGATTGTCCTTTGGAACGCGGCAGTCCTCAAAAATGACCTCTGTCGTGGCGGAAGAGCGAATGCCTAGCTTTTTTTCCTTCTTTCCTACCGAAAAACCTGGGAAGCCCTTTTCCACAATAAACGCAGAAATGCCTTTATGCTTTAGTGCCGAGTTGGTCTGTGCGAAAACGATATAAGTGTCGGCATAGCCTCCGTTGGTGATAAAAATCTTCGATCCGTTCAAGACCCATTCATCTCCGTCTAGAACGGCTGTTGTTCTCATTCCACTGGCATCAGATCCGGATCCAGATTCCGTCAAGCAATACGCACCCATGTTTTTTCCTTCCGCCATGGCCCGCAAATATTTTTGCTTTTGATGTTCCGTTCCAAACTTGTAAACCGGCCATCCGGCTAACGATGTATGTGCGGAAAGTGCGGTCCCAATTGAAGCGTCCACCCGAGACAATTCCTCCACCGCGATCACATAACTCAAGTAATCGGCACCTGCACCTCCGTACTCTTCTGGCCAAGGAATGCCGCATAAACCAAGTTCCGCCATCTTGTGCCAAATCTTGATATCAAAGTATTCCTCTTCATCACGTTGAGCAGCAGTAGGTTCACATTCGTTTAGAGCAAACTCTCGCACCATTTTTTGCATCATTTGATGTTCCTTAGATAATAAAAAATTCATCATTAGTCTCCTTTTTTGATTTTGTTATTCCAAACATGATATCTTCTGAAAAACTATTAAGCTATTTGCCATAGTAATTCTATAAAGATAATACTTTTAAAAACTCCACCCCTTTCAAGGATAGGACTTTAATGCTACTTACACTTTTTGTTCGATAAGCTTTCGGGTATAGATGGTTACCCATTTCCTTGGCAGCAATCCCACAGATTTAGCCATGAGTTTATTTTTAAAGCCTGGAATGATCACAGTTTTATTCTTCATTAACCCTTCAAATCCGCACTTGGCAACAGCTTGCGGTTCTATTAAGTTCTTAATGAAAATTTTTGTTCTTGTTGAAGCCAACCCTTGCGTGAGCGGCGTTTTGGTAGAAGGGGGACATAATACAGAAGCTTGAACTCCGGTTCCTTTAAGTTCTTCCGCAATTGCTTCCGTAAAGAATAAGACGTAAGATTTGCTGGCCCCATACATCGACATCCGTGGAGTTGGCTGAAAGGCTGCTGTTGAAGCCACATTTAAAATTTTACCTTGCTTACGTTTCACCATGTCATCCGCAATAAGTCTAGTTAAATACGTGAGCGAGATCATGTTAAGCTGCAGGTATTCCATTTCTTTTTGAATATCCAATTCCGTCATCAACCCTAATCCGCCAGCTCCAGCATTATTAATCAAAATATCGATGTCAATTCCTTCGCTTTTCAAGTATCGATGCAAGCTCTCTACCGTTGTATGACTGCTCAAATCGCCGGCAAAAGTATTCACTTGCACGCCATATTCCTTTTTTAAACTCTCGGCTTGTTGTTCCAACAACACCGAATCTCTGGCGACTATTACCAAGTTATAACAATGCTCTGCAAAAACTTTTGTGAATTCATATCCAATCCCTTTTGTAGCCCCAGTAATCAAAACCGTCTCTGCTGTCATTTATCATTATTCCTCCTAACACCATTATCTATTAAATTAGAATATTAAAAATATTAAAAATATTATCATGTTAATGATTATACTTATAAGTTTTAATTAAATAAAATTAAAAATATTAATATATAAATCATTATTACTAACAATGAAAGAAAAAGCCCAGAAAAAAGAGAAGCCTCTTCGTCATTTGGACGCCGTGCTTCTCCTTTTTTTATAAATCTAACTAAAATTTAGTCACATCAATAGGTTCAATTCCTTCAGCCGCGCAATGTTCATAGTATCTTTTCAGGAATGTTTCCCAATTGTCTCTGGCAACAATTTCTCCTTCTTCACCCAAATAGTCTAATGTTCCTTCTACAATATTGAAGGTGATAACATCTTCATCCCCTACAGCTATCGGCGTATGTTTGGAGCCTGCAGGCTCATAAACCATGTCACCAGGTTTGGAGATCCAAGGCTCCTCGAGGTATCTCCAAGTCCCTTGGACGGTATACACAATGACTGTTCCAGGATGGAAATGGGCCGGAAGCTGCATTTTCGCAGGAACACATAATAACGTAACCGTCTGTCCTGTCACAGGGTTGGCTTTAAGCAATTTAAATTTCGCATCTCCAAAATATGGAATCCAAGGCAATTCATCTACACTAACATTACCTGCATGAAATACTTCTACTTCTTTTACGTCTTTTAAATTACTCACTTAAAATCCCCTCTTTCAATAAATATTTATTAAATCCGCTTATTGTTTTCGCTTTCATCAACAAGCAAATTAAATAGTTCGAATTTATTAATTTCAGTATATTCGTAATTATTAATTAAGTAAAATTGATATTTTTTAATTGCAATTAAGTATGATTAATTTATGCAACCACGTTATTTGGATGAAATTTACTTAGCCCCAAGTCCACCATCAATAGTCAAAATATGTCCAGTACAATAATCAGATGCTGCTGAAGCTAAGTAAAGGAGTGCACCTACCAAATCATTGTCACTGCCTAATCTTCTAACTGGAACTTGTGAGGCAATGAAAGGGCCTGCTTTGTGTACAAGTGTTCCCGGTATTTCTGGGTTATTCATTCCTGTAGTGAAAACTCCAGGAGCAATTGAATTTACATACACTCCATGTCGGCCCCACTTAACTGCTAAATCCTTCGTTAAAGTCATCACTGCACCCTTACTAGTTGTATATCCGACAGAATCTACTGCTTCCGGGTCAACACCTTTAAAGCCGATACTAGAAGAAATATTAATGATTTTACCGTATTCGTTATTAATCATATGTTTTCCAACTGCCTGACACATCAAGAATGTTCCTGTCACATTTGTATCCAACATAGCTTGCCATTGTTCTAAAGGCATATCCGTAGCAGGAGACTCAAAAACTGTTCCGCTGCTGTTGACTAAAATTTCGATTTCCCCAAAATGAGAAACCGCTTTCTCCACACCTTGAACGACAGATTCCCGATCTGTGACATCCAATGATAGAGCAAGTGCCTGTCTTCCTAACGCCTCGATTTCTTTTACAACTGCTTCGCAAACCTCTAAACGCCGTGAACATACTACAACGTTTGCTCCGGCTTCTGCCAACGCCAGTGCCATTACACGCCCTAACCCGCTGCCGCCTCCGGTAACGATTGCTGTCTTACCATTTAAATCAAACAATTGGTTTAATGACATTCTAGTTCTCCTCCTGTTTTTTCGGAATATTCAAAGATTTTTAAATATTATTGATATTGATTATACTAATAAATTATAATTAAATAAAATTAAAGATTTTAATGTGGTAAGTAAGTATTACTAATATTTAAAAAAGGAGAACAGTCATGAATATTGAACAATTACTATATATCGTGGAAGTCGCAAAATACAGTTCTTTGTCTATCGCAGCACAGAATCTACATGTGACTCAATCCAACATCAGCCAGTCCATAACCAACTTGGAAAAGGAGTTGGGGATTAAAGTTCTTAAGCGGTCACGGGGACACGGCGCTGTCCCAACCGATGAAGGAAGAATCATTCTGAAACTCGCCTATGAAGTACAAAAAAAACTTGAGGAAATAAAAGAGACTGCTAACTTATTGAATTCCACGGAAGTGGGGGAACTGAAAATATCGTCATTACCCGGATTGATGACGTTCCTGGTAAAAGCGATAGCATCGTTTAGACATGATTATCCGCACGTAAATTTGGAGGTTGCCGATAAAAGTGGATCTGCTGTAATTGAAGATGTTCGACAGCATAAGACTGACATTGGACTGATTACGTATTCAAGTGATTTGAACATAAACATGGAAGGAATAGCTTTTGAAGCATTAATCGAAGGGAAGCAGAAAGTATATGTTTCTAAGCATTCTCCCTTAGCCATCCTTGGTACTATAACTCCGCATGATATACTTGATCAAACTCTCGTGACATACAAGGGTGAATTTATGCAGTATTTTGTACAAGAATTCTTTCATAAATATAAGCCCTTGAAAATCTTATTTACTTCAAATAATATGGATGGAGTTCTCCAAGCCGTCAATGAAAATTTGGCAATTACATTTGCTCCTGATTTCGTAATGAAAAACTATCCCCTTATCATTAATGGCGATATTGTTCCAATTGATTTGGGGTATCATCCGACTGTAAATATTTCTTTAGGATTAGTTCGATCAGAGAATAAACATTTGTCCACTTTTGCCAACAAATATATTCATTATTTAAAATCAGAAATTATTAAGAATTAAAACAGAAAAAAAGAGAAGGCTCTTCGTCTCAATGTGGGCGAAAAAGCTTCTCTTATTACAAATCTTCTCTACCTTCACGATCATAACATTTTGAATCTCTTGAACCGCACGCTTAATGATTTTTGTCCTGGTACCCATACTGTTAACCCTCCTAAAATTTGCATTGTAAATTTTGCGGTAAGTTACCCTTTAAAGGTGAGTTAAGTAGGTATGTCGGTACGGTGTTCAATTTTTTTTCACATAATTTTTTCCTTCCAATATCCTTTGGATATAGATCCCTGGTGTATGAATCTCATCCGGATCAAGAGCAACCACTTCAACCATTTGCTCCACTTCGGCAATCGTAATCCTGCCTGCCGTTGCTGCGAGTGGATTAAAATTCCGCGCTGTCTTCCGGTAAACAAGATTTCCTAACGGTTCACCTTGCCATGCCTTACGAAGGCAAAGTCCCCAACAATTCCTTCTTCAAGAATATGCGTTCTGCCATTAAATAATCGGTGCTCTTTGCCCTCTTCAATCCATGTACCCACGCCAGTCGGCGTATGGAATCCCTGGATGCCAGCTCCTGTCCGAATTCTTTCCGCCAGCGTACCCTGGGGAACAAGCTCTACTTCCAATTCTCCACTTAAAAATTGCTTTTCAAAGATCTTGTTCTCACCTACCATAGCTTGCAACCATTTTCTTAATCTTTTTATTTGTAAGCAGTAAACCCATTCCCAATCTTCCACCCCACAATTGTTACTGCCCGCCTTTCGAGCTCTTCCAGCTTTTTTAGAAACTCATTTTCTGCTTCAAGGAATTTGATTCTCGCTTCGGCCTTCCTAAGTTGATCCTCTTACTGTGGCTTGGAAGAAGGGCATCCTGTACTTCCTTTTCCACGGCATTCCGTATTAAGGAGGCCTTCCTCACCAAACCTTTCAAAGGTATCACGCCAGCGCTGTAGACAACGCTTAGGCTGTTCCTTACCAATTATTTCGAGATTAAATCCATGTTCTATGAAAATTCAAGAGGGGGATTTCCCCTTTTTATATTTCTTATCAGCTTTTGTTTTAAATTCAGGATTATAGGAGATAGAACGCTCTGAAGGACTTATGATAGTTGGATTCTTTTCAAGTTCTTTAATCTGAAATTCAGCATATATATTCTTACTCATAGAAACCCTCCGTCCATACTCATTACACCTATTGAAACAAAAAAAACCGGATAAGGGACACTTTTTATGTGTGTCCGTTATCCGGGGGATAGTTCAAATAAAGAAGGCCCTCTACAGTTCAAATCATGTTACGAAACTACTAAATTACTTAATCCTCCACTTCAATATTATCATCAGCGTAAGTCTCGGATATCTTATCCTGACAACTCCAGCACTTACTGCGATTTCGCTCCATAATAGCTAAATCTTCATGACACAATACACAACAGCCCATCTCGGAAACAGCCTTTTCATTTTTACACATAGTTTATTTCCCTCCTTGATTCACCTATTAATGATTTTTATACAATAACTTGTTCCTCAGTTTTTTTCGTTGTTTGACTTTGGTTCGCGGGACGGACAATGGTCCAAAACAATAATCCGATTACGAACATAACCAAAGAAGTTACTTGGAAGCCATAACCATATCCAATTGCCTCTGTTCCTGCATACTGGATAAGATACCCGAATATGAGTGGAGCAATAATGCTTGCTGAACTTGATAGAGCCACATAGGTCCCTTGAGCCTTTCCAATGTTTTTGGGAGAAAAGAATTCCATTAATATGGCGGGTGCGAGTGAAAGAATAACAATCGCAAAACCCGGAGCAAGGATAAAGAATAGAATGGAAATAGCACTAGAATTAAAGGCATTTGCAAGAAATAAACAAATAGCGGATAGCACCATCGTAATCCCTGCAACATTTATTCGTGCTTTACGAATATCTCCTGTTTTGCGATAAAGCCGATCCGATAACAAGGCAAATATAATTTGGCAAATGGCAGCAAAAAGAAAAGGTAAAGACACTGCAAGTTTCAACATTTTCCCATCAAAATGTTGAATTTCGGTGAAATATGCAGGAAACCATACCGCTTGAACGGACAATAACCAATAGGCACATCCTGCACACAAAACGATAAAAATAAAATTTTTAGATAAAAGATACGGAAGAAACTGACGCCAAGAAACATTAGAAGAAATTATTGAGTGCTTATCTTCTTGATCAAAAGTATACGAACCGATTTCTTTTGGGCTTTCTTTTCCAAGAATCAACCATAAAACTAGCACCATTAGTCCAACAATCCCCATTGCTATAAAAGCAGATCTCCATCCATATCCATTGATCAAGGAGATTAATAATGGCGAAGCAACCGCTGGCCCGATTGTTGCTCCAAAGAGAACAGCGCCAAAGCCTATACCATGTCTATGTTTAGGGAACCATTTTCCTATTATTGAAGTTGATATAGCAACTGCAGGACCTTCTCCTGCTCCCAAGACCATTCTTGTAATTACTAGCAGAGACAGACTGGAAACAAAAGGTGTGGTGAATTGAACAACCAACCAGACAAACGATATCCAAGTAAACATTTTTTTCGTATTTCTTGTATCGGCCATTCCCCCTAGAATGAAAGAGGAAAAGGTAAAGAACCAAAAAAACGAACTGCCGACAATTCCCCATTGTGAAGGACTTAAATGTAACTCTTTCATTAAAGGAACAGAAACCAAACCAATGATAATTTTATCAACCTGGTTGATCATACCTGAAGCTACAAGAATTAATAATATGATCCAAGAATATTTAGGTGTTTTCAAATTAATAATCTCCCCTTCTATTCCGTTAACATGAATCAATTAGTGTTTTAAAAGTTTTTAAAGGTAAACCTTCCGTGTTTAACCTCGTCTAAACTCTTATATTTATTAATCCCATTACCTCATTTTATCTGTAATACCTCCAGCTGTTTTTTCACGTACCGGAATACCGCCGCGACCCGCTTTACCTGTTTTCTCATCAATGAACATCGCGAAGTCTGGCGCAATTTCTCGCCCATTTGGCATCGTGAGCCACAATCTTAATAAATGACGTTTTCGTTCAGGTTCTTCATAGTCTTCGTATACAGTACGTGAATGAAGAACAGTATAATTATTAACAAATTGCATATCACCCGGTTCCATCATCATATCAATATGCATGTTTTCATCATATAGGAGGGAATCTATTAAGTCATATGCTTCAGTTTCAACTTTTGACAAATATCTCCCTGTTTTTGTTTGTGCCGATTCGACATATCCGCGGTTATATCTGCAGCTTAATTTTCCTTTGTAATAACTAAAGACTGGTGATGAATAAACAGGAGATTCACCTGGTGTTTCCTCACCACGACGATCCAAGAAATATGGAAGATAGAGAACTCCAAGATACTCTGGGTACCTATCCAGAATTTCATTGTAAACCGCGATGGAACTTACGATACTACTGTAACCGCCAGCTTTAGCTTTTCGAAGACTTAATAATCCGACTACGTCAGATCCATCTGGGTGAAAGGGAAGATGAGCATTCGTTTGGT
This window encodes:
- a CDS encoding MFS transporter, which encodes MKTPKYSWIILLILVASGMINQVDKIIIGLVSVPLMKELHLSPSQWGIVGSSFFWFFTFSSFILGGMADTRNTKKMFTWISFVWLVVQFTTPFVSSLSLLVITRMVLGAGEGPAVAISTSIIGKWFPKHRHGIGFGAVLFGATIGPAVASPLLISLINGYGWRSAFIAMGIVGLMVLVLWLILGKESPKEIGSYTFDQEDKHSIISSNVSWRQFLPYLLSKNFIFIVLCAGCAYWLLSVQAVWFPAYFTEIQHFDGKMLKLAVSLPFLFAAICQIIFALLSDRLYRKTGDIRKARINVAGITMVLSAICLFLANAFNSSAISILFFILAPGFAIVILSLAPAILMEFFSPKNIGKAQGTYVALSSSASIIAPLIFGYLIQYAGTEAIGYGYGFQVTSLVMFVIGLLFWTIVRPANQSQTTKKTEEQVIV
- a CDS encoding 2,4'-dihydroxyacetophenone dioxygenase family protein — its product is MSNLKDVKEVEVFHAGNVSVDELPWIPYFGDAKFKLLKANPVTGQTVTLLCVPAKMQLPAHFHPGTVIVYTVQGTWRYLEEPWISKPGDMVYEPAGSKHTPIAVGDEDVITFNIVEGTLDYLGEEGEIVARDNWETFLKRYYEHCAAEGIEPIDVTKF
- a CDS encoding SDR family NAD(P)-dependent oxidoreductase yields the protein MTAETVLITGATKGIGYEFTKVFAEHCYNLVIVARDSVLLEQQAESLKKEYGVQVNTFAGDLSSHTTVESLHRYLKSEGIDIDILINNAGAGGLGLMTELDIQKEMEYLQLNMISLTYLTRLIADDMVKRKQGKILNVASTAAFQPTPRMSMYGASKSYVLFFTEAIAEELKGTGVQASVLCPPSTKTPLTQGLASTRTKIFIKNLIEPQAVAKCGFEGLMKNKTVIIPGFKNKLMAKSVGLLPRKWVTIYTRKLIEQKV
- a CDS encoding LysR family transcriptional regulator, with protein sequence MNIEQLLYIVEVAKYSSLSIAAQNLHVTQSNISQSITNLEKELGIKVLKRSRGHGAVPTDEGRIILKLAYEVQKKLEEIKETANLLNSTEVGELKISSLPGLMTFLVKAIASFRHDYPHVNLEVADKSGSAVIEDVRQHKTDIGLITYSSDLNINMEGIAFEALIEGKQKVYVSKHSPLAILGTITPHDILDQTLVTYKGEFMQYFVQEFFHKYKPLKILFTSNNMDGVLQAVNENLAITFAPDFVMKNYPLIINGDIVPIDLGYHPTVNISLGLVRSENKHLSTFANKYIHYLKSEIIKN
- a CDS encoding SDR family NAD(P)-dependent oxidoreductase; translated protein: MSLNQLFDLNGKTAIVTGGGSGLGRVMALALAEAGANVVVCSRRLEVCEAVVKEIEALGRQALALSLDVTDRESVVQGVEKAVSHFGEIEILVNSSGTVFESPATDMPLEQWQAMLDTNVTGTFLMCQAVGKHMINNEYGKIINISSSIGFKGVDPEAVDSVGYTTSKGAVMTLTKDLAVKWGRHGVYVNSIAPGVFTTGMNNPEIPGTLVHKAGPFIASQVPVRRLGSDNDLVGALLYLASAASDYCTGHILTIDGGLGAK
- a CDS encoding acyl-CoA dehydrogenase, which translates into the protein MNFLLSKEHQMMQKMVREFALNECEPTAAQRDEEEYFDIKIWHKMAELGLCGIPWPEEYGGAGADYLSYVIAVEELSRVDASIGTALSAHTSLAGWPVYKFGTEHQKQKYLRAMAEGKNMGAYCLTESGSGSDASGMRTTAVLDGDEWVLNGSKIFITNGGYADTYIVFAQTNSALKHKGISAFIVEKGFPGFSVGKKEKKLGIRSSATTEVIFEDCRVPKDNLLGQVGEGFQIAMMTLDGGRNGIASQAVGIAQGAFDNAVAFAKDRVQFGKPISSLQAIQFKLADMATKIEAARLLTYQAAWREDQGIPYGLQSAMSKLFAGDTAMEVAVEAVQVFGGYGYTREYPVERYMRDAKITQIYEGTQEIQRLVIAGNLLKA
- a CDS encoding TauD/TfdA family dioxygenase, producing MPSILKKKIQGPVAWKGIDLEKDDSWIYYLSEKAIANLESALFYVKQKGLKAPDFNKEDFPIPDLSDKIAYFINELENGRGFLLIRGLPIEKYTDEEASIIYWGLGVHLGIPVTQNAKGDLLGHVVDQGLDINDSNVRGYQTNAHLPFHPDGSDVVGLLSLRKAKAGGYSSIVSSIAVYNEILDRYPEYLGVLYLPYFLDRRGEETPGESPVYSSPVFSYYKGKLSCRYNRGYVESAQTKTGRYLSKVETEAYDLIDSLLYDENMHIDMMMEPGDMQFVNNYTVLHSRTVYEDYEEPERKRHLLRLWLTMPNGREIAPDFAMFIDEKTGKAGRGGIPVREKTAGGITDKMR
- a CDS encoding acetyl-CoA C-acetyltransferase, whose amino-acid sequence is MSHVYILGGARTPFGSFGGVLKDVSAIDLGVIASKGAIEKSNISVEEVEHIFAGNVIHTSKNASYLSRHIALKAGIPIESPALTLNRLCGSGLQAVVSAAQSIILKDAEVALALGTENMSQSPHVLRDVRFGTGLQSPQLDDMLWATLSDEYIGCGMGVTAETLAEKYELTRDDQDSLAVQSHQKSAMAQLTGRFQQEISPVTIFTKKGKEITILEDEHIRHNASIEGLAKLKPAFKKDGTVTAGNASGINDGAAALILGSESFLQNNHNVKPLARIISWGIAGVDPNIMGIGPVPASQLALQKVGLNIEDIDLFEINEAFSAQYLAVERELGLKREKVNVNGGAIALGHPVGASGARIIYSLALELRNRGKKYGLASLCIGGGQGISVIIEAL